The following proteins are encoded in a genomic region of Prochlorococcus marinus XMU1408:
- a CDS encoding DUF3764 family protein has protein sequence MKKFDIDEAPARSAKGIKVIFRGVSKDNPEKAIVVVQALEGVLGKHIQENIEIFEKNGAVMSTAEPSLWS, from the coding sequence GTGAAAAAGTTTGACATCGACGAGGCTCCAGCCAGATCAGCAAAAGGAATAAAGGTGATTTTCAGAGGTGTCAGCAAAGATAATCCTGAAAAAGCGATCGTTGTAGTTCAAGCTTTAGAAGGTGTCTTAGGAAAACATATACAAGAGAACATTGAAATATTTGAAAAAAATGGTGCAGTCATGAGTACGGCAGAACCTAGTCTCTGGTCTTGA
- a CDS encoding alternative oxidase → MKGFNSFVLDFSVSILDRIYEGRPIQRFWVLEVIARAPYFAFLSVLHLQESLGLKTPLSNKLMKAHFYQAINETEHLEEMESRSGNRYWVDRFLARHLVLFYYWVMVFYYLLSPSNAYDINIKIEEHAYETYAKYLTVNPNDQRIREIAQDEINHANELKEAIALIS, encoded by the coding sequence ATGAAAGGTTTTAATTCATTTGTTTTAGATTTCAGTGTAAGTATTCTTGATCGAATCTACGAAGGTAGACCGATTCAACGTTTTTGGGTTCTTGAGGTAATCGCTAGAGCACCTTATTTTGCATTCTTATCAGTTTTGCATTTACAAGAGTCGCTTGGCCTAAAGACTCCTTTAAGCAACAAGCTTATGAAGGCTCATTTTTACCAAGCAATCAATGAGACGGAGCATTTAGAAGAGATGGAATCACGAAGCGGCAATAGATATTGGGTTGATCGATTTCTTGCTAGGCATTTAGTGCTCTTCTATTACTGGGTAATGGTTTTTTATTACTTGCTATCTCCATCAAATGCATACGATATCAATATAAAAATTGAAGAGCATGCGTATGAAACTTATGCAAAGTATCTAACCGTTAATCCAAACGATCAGAGGATACGTGAAATTGCTCAAGATGAGATCAATCATGCGAACGAATTAAAAGAAGCAATTGCTTTGATAAGTTAA
- a CDS encoding high light inducible protein has translation MFATQVQTQLVENYSSYPEEAEKTNGRWAMIGMIALLGAYITTGQIIPGIF, from the coding sequence ATGTTTGCTACCCAAGTACAAACTCAATTAGTTGAAAACTATTCCAGCTATCCTGAAGAAGCGGAAAAGACCAATGGCCGTTGGGCAATGATCGGAATGATTGCTTTACTAGGCGCTTATATCACTACTGGACAAATTATTCCTGGCATATTTTAA
- a CDS encoding high light inducible protein, with translation MTPEAEKFNGWMAMIGFIAAFGAYATTGQIIPGIF, from the coding sequence GTGACTCCAGAAGCAGAAAAGTTTAATGGTTGGATGGCAATGATCGGCTTTATTGCTGCTTTCGGTGCTTACGCAACTACTGGTCAAATTATTCCAGGCATTTTTTAG